In the genome of Microthrixaceae bacterium, one region contains:
- a CDS encoding ABC transporter permease encodes MTTTRRAAPALQAWRAQTRTELTLTLRNGESVLLTFLIPVLLLVFFSLVDVLPTGTDDPVDFLFPGVLALAIMSTSMVALAIATGFERQLGVLKRLGSTPLTRGQLLAAKTAAMVAVEAAQVLVLSLVAMALGFGFAGVDAVAAVGGALLASVAFAGIGLLMAGTLPALTTLAAANGIYLVLLLLSGMVIPLDKLPDPVAALSRLLPSGALAEVIHGALGAAPIPAQAWVVLAAWAVVTPVVAASLFRWE; translated from the coding sequence ATGACCACGACACGCCGGGCGGCACCGGCGCTCCAAGCCTGGCGGGCTCAGACCCGGACCGAGCTGACCCTCACCCTTCGAAACGGTGAGTCGGTGTTGCTCACCTTCCTCATTCCTGTGCTTCTCCTGGTCTTCTTCAGCCTGGTGGATGTGCTGCCAACCGGAACCGACGATCCCGTCGACTTCCTCTTCCCGGGCGTGCTGGCCTTGGCCATCATGTCGACCTCGATGGTGGCCCTGGCCATCGCTACCGGATTCGAACGCCAGCTCGGGGTGCTGAAGCGGTTGGGTTCGACGCCCCTAACACGGGGACAACTGCTGGCCGCCAAGACCGCGGCCATGGTGGCGGTGGAAGCCGCCCAAGTCTTGGTTCTGAGCCTGGTTGCGATGGCTCTCGGGTTCGGTTTCGCCGGCGTCGACGCAGTGGCCGCCGTGGGCGGGGCCCTTCTGGCCAGCGTTGCCTTCGCTGGGATCGGGCTGTTGATGGCCGGCACATTGCCAGCGTTGACCACCCTCGCCGCGGCAAACGGCATCTATCTGGTGCTACTGCTCCTTAGCGGAATGGTGATCCCGCTCGACAAGCTGCCCGACCCGGTGGCGGCCTTGTCGCGGCTGCTCCCCTCGGGGGCACTGGCCGAGGTGATCCACGGAGCGTTGGGGGCGGCCCCGATTCCGGCTCAAGCTTGGGTGGTACTAGCGGCCTGGGCGGTGGTCACGCCCGTGGTGGCAGCCAGCCTCTTTCGCTGGGAGTGA
- a CDS encoding cytochrome C oxidase subunit IV family protein yields the protein MTADANTVTIAADVAHGDGHAHPTDKLFVKTAILLAVVTAVEVAWSYLPWDDWGDGRALYLLEVGGLLAMMAFKFFVVASVFMHLKFDKKLLTGAFYAGLFLALAVYLGVLATFEFFTGGGSVLPN from the coding sequence ATGACCGCAGACGCCAACACCGTCACCATCGCCGCCGACGTCGCTCATGGCGATGGGCACGCCCACCCCACCGACAAGCTGTTCGTGAAGACCGCGATCCTGCTCGCTGTGGTCACCGCGGTCGAGGTGGCCTGGTCCTACCTGCCGTGGGACGACTGGGGTGACGGCCGGGCCCTCTACCTCTTGGAGGTAGGTGGTCTGCTAGCCATGATGGCCTTCAAGTTCTTCGTGGTGGCATCGGTGTTCATGCACCTCAAGTTCGACAAGAAGCTGCTCACTGGCGCGTTCTACGCCGGGTTGTTCTTGGCCCTCGCCGTCTACCTCGGGGTGTTGGCCACCTTCGAGTTCTTTACCGGCGGCGGTAGCGTCCTGCCCAACTGA
- a CDS encoding cytochrome c oxidase subunit 3 translates to MTTRPAPTTVRRRSRSALPRRLRSLTDIADPRLVVPSAEHDGHGHVTSTGISNEKLAMWVFLASECLLFGGLISTFLIYKNRVGDGALHERPHDLYDLAFTSISSFVLLMSSLTMVLAVSAIQRGEHRSMRTWLATTALLGSVFIAGQVYEFKEFLNAGYGFTHSPAWSAFFALTGFHGVHVTLGIVMLLSTIGLSLSGRIKTAQAESVEIVGLYWHFVDVVWVIIFTVVYLIK, encoded by the coding sequence ATGACCACCCGACCGGCACCGACGACAGTTCGGCGCAGGTCGAGGTCAGCGCTCCCGAGGAGGCTGCGCTCGTTGACTGACATCGCTGATCCCCGCCTGGTGGTTCCCTCCGCCGAACACGATGGCCACGGTCATGTGACCAGCACCGGTATCTCCAACGAGAAGCTGGCCATGTGGGTGTTCCTGGCCTCGGAGTGCCTCCTGTTCGGTGGTCTGATCTCCACCTTCCTCATCTACAAGAACCGGGTCGGCGACGGCGCTCTACATGAACGCCCGCACGACCTGTACGACCTGGCGTTCACCTCGATCTCGTCGTTCGTGCTGCTCATGAGCTCGCTCACCATGGTGCTGGCCGTGTCGGCCATCCAGCGGGGCGAGCACCGCTCCATGCGGACATGGCTGGCTACCACCGCCCTGCTGGGCTCGGTGTTCATCGCCGGTCAGGTCTACGAGTTCAAGGAGTTCTTGAACGCTGGCTACGGCTTCACCCACAGCCCGGCTTGGTCGGCATTCTTCGCCCTCACCGGCTTCCACGGCGTCCACGTAACCCTCGGCATCGTCATGTTGTTGTCGACCATCGGGCTTTCGTTGTCTGGCCGCATCAAGACCGCTCAGGCCGAGTCGGTCGAGATCGTGGGCCTCTACTGGCACTTCGTCGACGTGGTGTGGGTCATCATCTTCACCGTCGTCTACCTGATCAAGTAG
- the ctaD gene encoding cytochrome c oxidase subunit I, which yields MATTDGTLALGSGAEAPVRPMGVFARPGATPGWRGWVTSVDHKRIGIMYGAAALFFFLIGGFEALLIRLQLAAPEGKVLSADLYNQVYTMHGTTMIFLVVMPIGASFMNYLLPLQIGARDVAFPRLNALSFWVFLAGGIVLNSAWLLGGGADGGWFNYAPNNGVMFSPTHGIDFWNMGLIITGISSLLGAVNLITTVLNMRAPGMTLMRMPVFTWMSLVTQFMLLFAIPVLTSAQFLLLFDRLFGARFFDVSMGADPLLWQHLFWIFGHPEVYIMILPAFGVISEMIPVFARKPIFGYPFMVFSGIAIGFMGWGVWAHHMFASGLGPISVAAFATATMFIAVPTGVKILNWLATMWGGKLKFDTPLLYSVGLVTMFTIGGLSGVTHAVAPSDTQQTDTYYIVAHFHYVLFGGALFGFVGAWYFWWPKAFGYKLSEFHGKVNFWILLIGFNLTFGPMHILGLQGMPRRTYTYRDGYGFNFWNLVSTIGAVMIGASFLYFFWIIWSSWRRSKVEAVVLSGDPWDARGIEWMIPCPTPAHNFDVTPTVHSLDDFWHRKYGEDENGNLVRIAATEDVSQKGDATDVHLPSPSYWPIVLAFGMPFIAWGLIFNLWFCVLGAICVVGAIYGWVIEPSTDPEGDHGHPDDHPTGTDDSSAQVEVSAPEEAALVD from the coding sequence ATGGCAACCACTGACGGCACCCTCGCCCTGGGTTCCGGGGCCGAAGCCCCGGTCCGCCCAATGGGCGTCTTCGCCCGCCCCGGGGCTACCCCCGGCTGGCGAGGCTGGGTCACCTCGGTCGATCACAAGCGGATCGGCATCATGTACGGCGCCGCCGCGCTGTTCTTCTTCTTGATCGGCGGCTTCGAAGCCCTACTCATCCGCCTCCAACTTGCCGCTCCGGAGGGCAAGGTTCTGAGCGCGGATCTGTACAACCAGGTGTACACGATGCATGGAACCACCATGATCTTCCTGGTGGTCATGCCTATCGGCGCCTCGTTCATGAACTACCTGCTGCCGTTGCAGATCGGCGCCCGTGATGTGGCCTTCCCCCGCCTTAACGCCCTGTCGTTCTGGGTGTTCCTGGCTGGCGGCATCGTGCTGAACTCGGCCTGGCTGCTCGGTGGCGGCGCCGACGGCGGTTGGTTCAACTACGCGCCGAACAACGGCGTGATGTTCTCGCCCACCCACGGCATCGACTTCTGGAACATGGGCCTGATCATCACCGGCATCTCCTCGCTGCTTGGTGCGGTCAACTTGATCACCACGGTCCTGAACATGCGGGCTCCGGGCATGACGCTCATGCGCATGCCGGTGTTCACTTGGATGTCGCTGGTCACCCAGTTCATGCTGTTGTTCGCCATCCCGGTGCTGACCTCAGCCCAGTTCCTGCTCCTGTTCGACCGCCTGTTCGGGGCCCGGTTTTTCGACGTCAGCATGGGCGCCGACCCGCTGCTGTGGCAGCACCTGTTCTGGATCTTCGGGCACCCCGAGGTCTACATCATGATCCTGCCGGCATTCGGCGTGATCTCCGAGATGATCCCGGTGTTCGCCCGCAAGCCCATCTTCGGATACCCGTTCATGGTGTTCTCGGGCATCGCCATCGGCTTCATGGGCTGGGGCGTGTGGGCTCACCACATGTTCGCCTCCGGTCTCGGCCCGATCTCGGTGGCCGCCTTTGCCACGGCCACCATGTTCATCGCCGTGCCCACCGGTGTGAAGATCCTGAACTGGTTGGCCACCATGTGGGGCGGCAAGCTGAAGTTCGACACCCCGTTGCTCTACTCGGTGGGCCTGGTCACCATGTTCACCATCGGCGGCCTGTCGGGCGTCACCCACGCCGTCGCCCCGTCCGACACGCAGCAGACCGACACGTACTACATCGTGGCCCACTTCCACTACGTGCTGTTCGGTGGTGCCCTCTTCGGGTTCGTGGGGGCTTGGTACTTCTGGTGGCCCAAGGCCTTCGGCTACAAGTTGAGTGAGTTCCATGGCAAGGTCAACTTCTGGATCCTGCTGATCGGTTTCAACCTCACCTTCGGGCCGATGCACATCCTCGGCCTCCAGGGCATGCCCCGTCGTACCTACACCTACCGTGACGGCTACGGCTTCAACTTCTGGAACCTGGTCAGCACCATCGGTGCGGTCATGATCGGTGCCTCGTTCCTCTACTTCTTCTGGATCATCTGGAGCAGCTGGCGTCGGTCCAAGGTCGAGGCGGTTGTCCTGAGCGGTGACCCGTGGGACGCCCGGGGTATCGAGTGGATGATCCCGTGCCCGACCCCGGCCCACAACTTCGACGTGACCCCCACCGTCCACTCGCTCGACGACTTCTGGCACCGCAAGTACGGCGAAGACGAGAACGGCAACCTGGTTCGCATCGCCGCCACCGAGGACGTCTCCCAGAAGGGCGACGCCACCGATGTCCACCTGCCGTCACCGTCGTACTGGCCCATCGTCTTGGCCTTCGGCATGCCGTTCATCGCCTGGGGCCTCATCTTCAACCTGTGGTTCTGTGTCCTGGGCGCCATCTGCGTGGTCGGTGCCATCTACGGCTGGGTCATCGAACCGTCCACCGACCCCGAGGGTGACCACGGCCATCCCGATGACCACCCGACCGGCACCGACGACAGTTCGGCGCAGGTCGAGGTCAGCGCTCCCGAGGAGGCTGCGCTCGTTGACTGA